Proteins found in one Salmo salar chromosome ssa26, Ssal_v3.1, whole genome shotgun sequence genomic segment:
- the LOC106587724 gene encoding mitochondrial inner membrane protease subunit 1, protein MFRSALGKTLGFVGYTIQYGCIAHCAFEYIGEFVACSGPSMEPTITSHDVVFSERLSHHLCRIENGDIVIAKSPFDPHMNVCKRVIGLEGDKVCTSGPSDIFKTHQYVPKGHVWLEGDNLRNSTDSRSYGPVPYALIRGRVCLKLWPLHHVGALNQSPTGRVVKRSD, encoded by the exons ATGTTCCGCAGTGCGCTGGGGAAGACCCTGGGCTTCGTGGGATACACCATCCAGTACGGCTGCATCGCCCACTGTGCCTTTGAGTACATCGGAGAGTTTGTTGCG TGCTCTGGTCCTTCTATGGAGCCCACCATCACAAGCCACGACGTTGTCTTCTCAGAACGCTTGAGCCACCATCTCTGCAGAATCGAGAA TGGTGATATAGTCATCGCTAAGAGTCCGTTTGATCCACATATGAACGTCTGTAAAAGAGTCATCGGTTTGGAGGGAGACAAAGTCTGTACCAGTGGCCCCTCGGATATCTTCAAGACCCACCAATAC GTTCCAAAAGGGCACGTGTGGCTGGAAGGGGATAATCTTAGGAATTCCACAGACTCCAGGAGCTACGGCCCAGTTCCCTATGCCCTGATACGAGGTCGTGTCTGCTTAAAG CTCTGGCCTCTACATCATGTTGGTGCCCTCAACCAAAGTCCCACAGGACGAGTCGTAAAAAGGAGTGACTGA